In Zea mays cultivar B73 chromosome 7, Zm-B73-REFERENCE-NAM-5.0, whole genome shotgun sequence, the following proteins share a genomic window:
- the LOC100282980 gene encoding 30S ribosomal protein 2, chloroplastic isoform X1 — MATAISSLVTPPTLHRRCLGPACVSVSVCTPIRISFRPAAAPQVSRRGSALRVSASSAVLEAPEAVAARKLYVGNIPRTVTNDELRDMFAAHGTVERAEVMYDKYTNRSRRFGFVTMSTAEEANAAVEALNGTEVGDRKIKVNVTESFLPNIDRSAPEPEALFVDSQYKVYVGNLAKTVTTEVLKNFFSEKGNILSATVSHIPGTSKSKGYGFVTFSSEEEVEAAVATFNNAMS, encoded by the exons ATGGCGACCGCCATTTCCTCTCTAGTAACTCCTCCGACCCTCCACCGCCGCTGCCTGGGCCCTGCCTGCGTCTCCGTCTCCGTGTGCACCCCTATCCGCATCTCCTTCCGGCCCGCCGCCGCGCCTCAGGTGTCGCGCCGGGGCTCGGCGCTGCGGGTGTCCGCCTCCTCGGCGGTGCTCGAGGCGCCagaggcggtggcggcgcggaAGCTCTACGTGGGGAATATCCCCAGGACCGTTACAAACGACGAGCTCCGCGACATGTTCGCTGCGCACGGCACCGTCGAGCGGGCCGAG GTTATGTACGACAAGTATACGAATCGCAGCCGGCGGTTTGGGTTTGTCACGATGAGCACAGCGGAAGAGGCCAATGCTGCAGTTGAGGCTCTCAATGGGACT GAGGTTGGTGATAGAAAAATTAAAGTGAACGTCACAGAGAGCTTCTTACCGAACATTGACCGATCAGCACCAGAACCAGAGGCTCTGTTTGTAGATAGTCAGTACAAGGTTTATGTTGGTAATCTTGCGAAGACTGTAACAACCGAAGTTCTtaaaaacttcttctccgaaaaGGGGAATATCCTCAGTGCAACAGTCTCCCACATTCCGGGGACCTCCAAGTCAAAGGGGTATGGCTTTGTCACATTCTCTTCTGAGGAAGAAGTTGAAGCTGCTGTTGCTACTTTCAATAACGCG ATGAGTTAG
- the LOC100282980 gene encoding 30S ribosomal protein 2, chloroplastic codes for MATAISSLVTPPTLHRRCLGPACVSVSVCTPIRISFRPAAAPQVSRRGSALRVSASSAVLEAPEAVAARKLYVGNIPRTVTNDELRDMFAAHGTVERAEVMYDKYTNRSRRFGFVTMSTAEEANAAVEALNGTEVGDRKIKVNVTESFLPNIDRSAPEPEALFVDSQYKVYVGNLAKTVTTEVLKNFFSEKGNILSATVSHIPGTSKSKGYGFVTFSSEEEVEAAVATFNNAELEGQLIRVNRA; via the exons ATGGCGACCGCCATTTCCTCTCTAGTAACTCCTCCGACCCTCCACCGCCGCTGCCTGGGCCCTGCCTGCGTCTCCGTCTCCGTGTGCACCCCTATCCGCATCTCCTTCCGGCCCGCCGCCGCGCCTCAGGTGTCGCGCCGGGGCTCGGCGCTGCGGGTGTCCGCCTCCTCGGCGGTGCTCGAGGCGCCagaggcggtggcggcgcggaAGCTCTACGTGGGGAATATCCCCAGGACCGTTACAAACGACGAGCTCCGCGACATGTTCGCTGCGCACGGCACCGTCGAGCGGGCCGAG GTTATGTACGACAAGTATACGAATCGCAGCCGGCGGTTTGGGTTTGTCACGATGAGCACAGCGGAAGAGGCCAATGCTGCAGTTGAGGCTCTCAATGGGACT GAGGTTGGTGATAGAAAAATTAAAGTGAACGTCACAGAGAGCTTCTTACCGAACATTGACCGATCAGCACCAGAACCAGAGGCTCTGTTTGTAGATAGTCAGTACAAGGTTTATGTTGGTAATCTTGCGAAGACTGTAACAACCGAAGTTCTtaaaaacttcttctccgaaaaGGGGAATATCCTCAGTGCAACAGTCTCCCACATTCCGGGGACCTCCAAGTCAAAGGGGTATGGCTTTGTCACATTCTCTTCTGAGGAAGAAGTTGAAGCTGCTGTTGCTACTTTCAATAACGCG GAATTGGAAGGACAACTCATTCGTGTGAATAGAGCTTAG